The proteins below come from a single Tachysurus fulvidraco isolate hzauxx_2018 chromosome 26, HZAU_PFXX_2.0, whole genome shotgun sequence genomic window:
- the LOC113663964 gene encoding neurofilament heavy polypeptide-like isoform X13, with product MSESARHAETGSTAKVMASPVFEKKHQRNGRSAPAHQSANQSSPTAGNQTEILTPPSVSEKKPVTNGNASPVRLPDNSNQTGNKCVESLLKTDDRMRLARERREERERGLAMREQALLEKERRARLQYERTREERWRRLEEQRQKEEQRRAAVEEKRRHQLEEEKERLEALMRKSLERSLQLENRNKRGTYGMTGQSDYTLPHDLIASSPPTNELGNVQHSQMTSVDNLTLHRLCTHTHSSLARCNSDAELCVPCPRHTVPSSPHRSLYCASPSRHRANTVALEMGRANSVPNTPKKKKLHTERRTPAGSPVRRAESPADVIRRAVSPKFSPTHTHSRNQAPVPRRHYTPSPLRPPTILTDDKVSANRQAQEGKGHDPADTKLLTEMKVSVEDVKRSCEAQSPKATDSNTDRSAFTSGKAVARTTHGDEGSHILAEQQRLSHIQKEREEKDRLKAEQQKKNQEDMKEKKRKADEEKELQEKQEVERELIKQQEEQERQQRKKRIEEIMKRTRKRDGELKRDDSQELHSPPSNTHSHTPPVLHNTPASNPPDRRGTAPNVEIGPVTPQRSSPMREEQSTQNSSSEKLQMKSPTSQQVNSQVKSPTSQQENSQMKSPTSQQVKSPTSQQVNSQVKSPTSQQENSQVKSPTSQQVKSPTSQQVKSPTSQQVNSQVKSPTSQQMNSQVKSPTSQQVKSPTSQQVKSPTSQQMNSQVKSPTSQQENSQMKSPTSQQVKSPTSQQVKSPTSQQVKSPTSQQVNSQVKSPTSQQMNSQVKSPTSQQENSQMKSPTSQQVKSPTSQQVKSPTSQQENSQVKSPTSQQVKSPTSQQVKSPTSQQVNSQVKSPTSQQMNSQVKSPTSQQMNSQMKSPTSQQMNSQVKSPTSQQENSQVKSPTSQQVKRPTSQQVKSPTSQQVKSPTSQQVNSQMKNPTSQQMNSQVKSPNSQQMNSQMKSPTSQQMNSQVKSPTSQQMNSQVKSPTSQQVDSQVKSPTSQQMNSQVKSLTSYQVNSQMKSEQVNGQASSQVKSTMTPSQVTSKKTSESSFPLSPLPHSQFPPTLSALEYLEKGDRARRESADAVQSMEFSPIPKEELISIPTFSPISEVPKVVNSTRVLEDLLDLTGHVTYPIMQYSTTHGDCNKNVIEPKQTSNTLNMRSRKE from the exons ATGTCGGAGAGCGCGAGACACGCAGAGACCGGAAGTACAG CTAAAGTGATGGCATCACCAGTTTTTGAGAAGAAGCATCAGAGAAATGGTCGCTCCGCCCCAGCTcaccaatcagccaatcagagcagtCCAACTGCTGGTAATCAGA CTGAAATCTTGACTCCACCCTCTGTGTCAGAGAAAAAGCCTGTGACCAATGGGAATGCTTCACCTGTCCGTCTCCCTGACAACAGCAACCAGACAGGTAACAAGT gtGTGGAGTCGCTACTCAAAACAGACGACAGGATGCGACTGGCCCGGgagagacgagaggagagagagaggggtctGG cgaTGAGGGAGCAGGCTCTGTTGGAGAAGGAGCGTCGCGCTCGTCTGCAGTATGAAAGAACGAGGGAGGAGAGGTGGAGGCGTCTGGAGGAGCAGAGGCAGAAGGAGGAGCAGCGCAGAGCTGCTGTGGAGGAGAAAAGGAGGCACCAGCTGGAGGAGGAAAAG gagcgtCTGGAGGCTTTAATGAGAAAATCATTGGAGCGAAGTCTTCAACTGGAGAACAGAAACAAACGCGGGACCTATGGGATGACcggacaga GCGACTATACCCTCCCCCATGACCTCATCGCCTCCTCTCCTCCTACCAACGAATTAGGCAACG TCCAACATAGTCAAATGACATCTGTGGATAACCTGACACTTCACCGTCtctgtacgcacacacactcctcactgGCTCGCTGCAACAGTGATGCTGAGCTGTGTGTGCCCTGCCCACggcacacag TTCCCTCCAGTCCTCACAGGTCACTGTACTGTGCTTCACCCAGCCGTCACCGTGCCAACACTGTTGCCTTGGAGATGGGCAGGGCAAATTCAGTGCCAAATACCCCAAAG aagaagAAGTTGCACACAGAGAGAAGGACCCCAGCTGGATCACCTGTTAGACGAGCTGAATCTCCTGCTGATGTAATCCGGCGTGCGGTCTCACCAAAGTTtagtcctacacacacacacagtcgtaaTCAGGCTCCAGTTCCTCGGCGTCATTACACTCCGTCCCCTCTGAGACCCCCCACAATCCTCACTGATGACAAGGTCAGCGCTAACAGGCAAGCACAGGAGGGCAAAGGTCATGACCCTGCAGATACAAAGCTACTGACTGAGATGAAGGTCAGTGTAGAAGATGTGAAGAGAAGCTGTGAAGCCCAGAGCCCCAAAGCTACAGACAGTAACACAG ACCGGTCTGCTTTCACCTCTGGGAAGGCTGTTGCCAGGACAACGCACGGGGACGAGGGGTCTCATATTTTGGCAGAACAACAGCGTCTCAGTCACATACAGAAGGAGcgtgaggaaaaggacag actGAAAGCTGAGCAGCAGAAGAAGAACCAGGAGGacatgaaagaaaagaagagaaaagcagaTGAAGAGAAGGAGTTGCAGGAG aaacaggaagtggagaGAGAGCTGATAAAGCAGCAGGAAGAACAAGAGCGTCAGCAGAGGAAAAAG AGAATTGAGGAGATCATGAAGAGGACACGGAAGAGGGATGGAGAATTAAAG AGAGACGACAGTCAGGAGCTTCATTCCCCtccatctaacacacactcacacactccgccCG TACTGCACAACACTCCGGCATCAAACCCACCTGATCGTAGAGGAACGGCTCCAAACGTGGAGATTGGGCCTGTGACACCTCAGAGAAGCTCACCTATGAGAGAGGAACAGAGCACTCAGAACAGTTCATCagagaagctacagatgaagagTCCAACCTCACAACAGGTGAACAGCCAGGTGAAGAGTCCAACCTCACAACAGGAGAACAGCCAGATGAAGAGTCCAACCTCACAACAGGTGAAGAGTCCGACCTCACAACAGGTGAACAGCCAGGTGAAGAGTCCAACCTCACAACAGGAAAACAGCCAGGTGAAGAGTCCAACCTCACAACAGGTGAAGAGTCCAACCTCACAACAGGTGAAGAGTCCGACCTCACAACAGGTGAACAGCCAGGTGAAGAGTCCAACCTCACAACAGATGAACAGCCAGGTGAAGAGTCCAACCTCACAACAG GTGAAGAGTCCAACCTCACAACAGGTGAAGAGTCCAACCTCACAACAGATGAACAGCCAGGTGAAGAGTCCAACCTCACAACAGGAGAACAGCCAGATGAAGAGTCCAACCTCACAACAGGTGAAGAGTCCAACCTCACAACAGGTGAAGAGTCCGACCTCACAACAGGTGAAGAGTCCGACCTCACAACAGGTGAACAGCCAGGTGAAGAGTCCAACCTCACAACAGATGAACAGCCAGGTGAAGAGTCCAACCTCACAACAGGAGAACAGCCAGATGAAGAGTCCAACCTCACAACAGGTGAAGAGTCCAACCTCACAACAGGTGAAGAGTCCAACCTCACAACAGGAGAACAGCCAGGTGAAGAGTCCAACCTCACAACAGGTGAAGAGTCCGACCTCACAACAGGTGAAGAGTCCGACCTCACAACAGGTGAACAGCCAGGTGAAGAGTCCAACCTCACAACAGATGAACAGCCAGGTGAAAAGTCCAACCTCACAACAGATGAACAGCCAGATGAAAAGTCCAACCTCACAACAGATGAACAGCCAGGTGAAGAGTCCAACCTCACAACAGGAGAACAGCCAGGTGAAGAGTCCAACCTCACAACAGGTGAAGAGACCAACCTCACAACAGGTGAAGAGTCCAACCTCACAACAGGTGAAGAGTCCAACCTCACAACAGGTGAACAGCCAGATGAAAAATCCAACTTCACAACAGATGAACAGCCAGGTGAAGAGTCCAAACTCACAACAGATGAACAGCCAGATGAAAAGTCCAACCTCACAACAGATGAACAGCCAGGTGAAGAGTCCAACCTCACAACAGATGAACAGCCAGGTGAAGAGTCCAACCTCACAACAGGTGGACAGCCAGGTGAAGAGTCCAACCTCACAACAGATGAACAGCCAGGTGAAGAGTCTAACCTCCTACCAAGTGAACAGTCAGATGAAGAGTGAGCAAGTGAATGGCCAGGCGAGCTCACAGGTGAAATCAACCATGACACCATCACAAGTGACATCAAAGAAGACATCAGAAAGCTCCTTTCCCCTCAGCCCATTACCTCATTCACAGTTCCCACCAACTCTCAGTGCCCTGGAGTATCTGGAGAAAGGGGACAGGGCAAGAAGGGAGTCGGCTGATGCAGTGCAATCGATGGAGTTCAG CCCCATCCCTAAAGAGGAACTGATCTCAATTCCGACCTTTTCTCCGATCTCTGAAGTCCCGAAAGTTGTGAACAGCACACGAGTGTTGGAGGACCTGCTGGATCTGACTGGTCATGTGACGTATCCCATAATGCAGTACAGCACCACACACGGAGACTGCAACAAAAATGTCATTGAGCCAAAACAGACATCTAACACACTGAACATGAGAAGCAGAAAGGAGTGA
- the LOC113663964 gene encoding ensconsin-like isoform X32, translating to MSESARHAETGSTAKVMASPVFEKKHQRNGRSAPAHQSANQSSPTAGNQTEILTPPSVSEKKPVTNGNASPVRLPDNSNQTGNKCVESLLKTDDRMRLARERREERERGLAMREQALLEKERRARLQYERTREERWRRLEEQRQKEEQRRAAVEEKRRHQLEEEKERLEALMRKSLERSLQLENRNKRGTYGMTGQSDYTLPHDLIASSPPTNELGNVQHSQMTSVDNLTLHRLCTHTHSSLARCNSDAELCVPCPRHTVPSSPHRSLYCASPSRHRANTVALEMGRANSVPNTPKKKKLHTERRTPAGSPVRRAESPADVIRRAVSPKFSPTHTHSRNQAPVPRRHYTPSPLRPPTILTDDKVSANRQAQEGKGHDPADTKLLTEMKVSVEDVKRSCEAQSPKATDSNTDRSAFTSGKAVARTTHGDEGSHILAEQQRLSHIQKEREEKDRLKAEQQKKNQEDMKEKKRKADEEKELQEKQEVERELIKQQEEQERQQRKKRIEEIMKRTRKRDGELKRDDSQELHSPPSNTHSHTPPVLHNTPASNPPDRRGTAPNVEIGPVTPQRSSPMREEQSTQNSSSEKLQMKSPTSQQVNSQVKSPTSQQENSQMKSPTSQQVKSPTSQQVNSQVKSPTSQQENSQVKSPTSQQVKSPTSQQMNSQVKSPTSQQMNSQVKSPTSQQENSQMKSPTSQQVKSPTSQQVKSPTSQQVKSPTSQQVNSQVKSPTSQQMNSQVKSPTSQQENSQMKSPTSQQVKSPTSQQVKSPTSQQENSQVKSPTSQQVKSPTSQQVKSPTSQQVNSQVKSPTSQQMNSQVKSPTSQQMNSQMKSPTSQQMNSQVKSPTSQQENSQVKSPTSQQVKRPTSQQVKSPTSQQVKSPTSQQVNSQMKNPTSQQMNSQVKSPNSQQMNSQMKSPTSQQMNSQVKSPTSQQMNSQVKSPTSQQVDSQVKSPTSQQMNSQVKSLTSYQVNSQMKSEQVNGQASSQVKSTMTPSQVTSKKTSESSFPLSPLPHSQFPPTLSALEYLEKGDRARRESADAVQSMEFSPIPKEELISIPTFSPISEVPKVVNSTRVLEDLLDLTGHVTYPIMQYSTTHGDCNKNVIEPKQTSNTLNMRSRKE from the exons ATGTCGGAGAGCGCGAGACACGCAGAGACCGGAAGTACAG CTAAAGTGATGGCATCACCAGTTTTTGAGAAGAAGCATCAGAGAAATGGTCGCTCCGCCCCAGCTcaccaatcagccaatcagagcagtCCAACTGCTGGTAATCAGA CTGAAATCTTGACTCCACCCTCTGTGTCAGAGAAAAAGCCTGTGACCAATGGGAATGCTTCACCTGTCCGTCTCCCTGACAACAGCAACCAGACAGGTAACAAGT gtGTGGAGTCGCTACTCAAAACAGACGACAGGATGCGACTGGCCCGGgagagacgagaggagagagagaggggtctGG cgaTGAGGGAGCAGGCTCTGTTGGAGAAGGAGCGTCGCGCTCGTCTGCAGTATGAAAGAACGAGGGAGGAGAGGTGGAGGCGTCTGGAGGAGCAGAGGCAGAAGGAGGAGCAGCGCAGAGCTGCTGTGGAGGAGAAAAGGAGGCACCAGCTGGAGGAGGAAAAG gagcgtCTGGAGGCTTTAATGAGAAAATCATTGGAGCGAAGTCTTCAACTGGAGAACAGAAACAAACGCGGGACCTATGGGATGACcggacaga GCGACTATACCCTCCCCCATGACCTCATCGCCTCCTCTCCTCCTACCAACGAATTAGGCAACG TCCAACATAGTCAAATGACATCTGTGGATAACCTGACACTTCACCGTCtctgtacgcacacacactcctcactgGCTCGCTGCAACAGTGATGCTGAGCTGTGTGTGCCCTGCCCACggcacacag TTCCCTCCAGTCCTCACAGGTCACTGTACTGTGCTTCACCCAGCCGTCACCGTGCCAACACTGTTGCCTTGGAGATGGGCAGGGCAAATTCAGTGCCAAATACCCCAAAG aagaagAAGTTGCACACAGAGAGAAGGACCCCAGCTGGATCACCTGTTAGACGAGCTGAATCTCCTGCTGATGTAATCCGGCGTGCGGTCTCACCAAAGTTtagtcctacacacacacacagtcgtaaTCAGGCTCCAGTTCCTCGGCGTCATTACACTCCGTCCCCTCTGAGACCCCCCACAATCCTCACTGATGACAAGGTCAGCGCTAACAGGCAAGCACAGGAGGGCAAAGGTCATGACCCTGCAGATACAAAGCTACTGACTGAGATGAAGGTCAGTGTAGAAGATGTGAAGAGAAGCTGTGAAGCCCAGAGCCCCAAAGCTACAGACAGTAACACAG ACCGGTCTGCTTTCACCTCTGGGAAGGCTGTTGCCAGGACAACGCACGGGGACGAGGGGTCTCATATTTTGGCAGAACAACAGCGTCTCAGTCACATACAGAAGGAGcgtgaggaaaaggacag actGAAAGCTGAGCAGCAGAAGAAGAACCAGGAGGacatgaaagaaaagaagagaaaagcagaTGAAGAGAAGGAGTTGCAGGAG aaacaggaagtggagaGAGAGCTGATAAAGCAGCAGGAAGAACAAGAGCGTCAGCAGAGGAAAAAG AGAATTGAGGAGATCATGAAGAGGACACGGAAGAGGGATGGAGAATTAAAG AGAGACGACAGTCAGGAGCTTCATTCCCCtccatctaacacacactcacacactccgccCG TACTGCACAACACTCCGGCATCAAACCCACCTGATCGTAGAGGAACGGCTCCAAACGTGGAGATTGGGCCTGTGACACCTCAGAGAAGCTCACCTATGAGAGAGGAACAGAGCACTCAGAACAGTTCATCagagaagctacagatgaagagTCCAACCTCACAACAGGTGAACAGCCAGGTGAAGAGTCCAACCTCACAACAGGAGAACAGCCAGATGAAGAGTCCAACCTCACAACAGGTGAAGAGTCCGACCTCACAACAGGTGAACAGCCAGGTGAAGAGTCCAACCTCACAACAGGAAAACAGCCAGGTGAAGAGTCCAACCTCACAACAGGTGAAGAGTCCAACCTCACAACAG ATGAACAGCCAG GTGAAGAGTCCAACCTCACAACAGATGAACAGCCAGGTGAAGAGTCCAACCTCACAACAGGAGAACAGCCAGATGAAGAGTCCAACCTCACAACAGGTGAAGAGTCCAACCTCACAACAGGTGAAGAGTCCGACCTCACAACAGGTGAAGAGTCCGACCTCACAACAGGTGAACAGCCAGGTGAAGAGTCCAACCTCACAACAGATGAACAGCCAGGTGAAGAGTCCAACCTCACAACAGGAGAACAGCCAGATGAAGAGTCCAACCTCACAACAGGTGAAGAGTCCAACCTCACAACAGGTGAAGAGTCCAACCTCACAACAGGAGAACAGCCAGGTGAAGAGTCCAACCTCACAACAGGTGAAGAGTCCGACCTCACAACAGGTGAAGAGTCCGACCTCACAACAGGTGAACAGCCAGGTGAAGAGTCCAACCTCACAACAGATGAACAGCCAGGTGAAAAGTCCAACCTCACAACAGATGAACAGCCAGATGAAAAGTCCAACCTCACAACAGATGAACAGCCAGGTGAAGAGTCCAACCTCACAACAGGAGAACAGCCAGGTGAAGAGTCCAACCTCACAACAGGTGAAGAGACCAACCTCACAACAGGTGAAGAGTCCAACCTCACAACAGGTGAAGAGTCCAACCTCACAACAGGTGAACAGCCAGATGAAAAATCCAACTTCACAACAGATGAACAGCCAGGTGAAGAGTCCAAACTCACAACAGATGAACAGCCAGATGAAAAGTCCAACCTCACAACAGATGAACAGCCAGGTGAAGAGTCCAACCTCACAACAGATGAACAGCCAGGTGAAGAGTCCAACCTCACAACAGGTGGACAGCCAGGTGAAGAGTCCAACCTCACAACAGATGAACAGCCAGGTGAAGAGTCTAACCTCCTACCAAGTGAACAGTCAGATGAAGAGTGAGCAAGTGAATGGCCAGGCGAGCTCACAGGTGAAATCAACCATGACACCATCACAAGTGACATCAAAGAAGACATCAGAAAGCTCCTTTCCCCTCAGCCCATTACCTCATTCACAGTTCCCACCAACTCTCAGTGCCCTGGAGTATCTGGAGAAAGGGGACAGGGCAAGAAGGGAGTCGGCTGATGCAGTGCAATCGATGGAGTTCAG CCCCATCCCTAAAGAGGAACTGATCTCAATTCCGACCTTTTCTCCGATCTCTGAAGTCCCGAAAGTTGTGAACAGCACACGAGTGTTGGAGGACCTGCTGGATCTGACTGGTCATGTGACGTATCCCATAATGCAGTACAGCACCACACACGGAGACTGCAACAAAAATGTCATTGAGCCAAAACAGACATCTAACACACTGAACATGAGAAGCAGAAAGGAGTGA
- the LOC113663964 gene encoding MAP7 domain-containing protein 2-like isoform X22, with translation MSESARHAETGSTAKVMASPVFEKKHQRNGRSAPAHQSANQSSPTAGNQTEILTPPSVSEKKPVTNGNASPVRLPDNSNQTGNKCVESLLKTDDRMRLARERREERERGLAMREQALLEKERRARLQYERTREERWRRLEEQRQKEEQRRAAVEEKRRHQLEEEKERLEALMRKSLERSLQLENRNKRGTYGMTGQSDYTLPHDLIASSPPTNELGNVQHSQMTSVDNLTLHRLCTHTHSSLARCNSDAELCVPCPRHTVPSSPHRSLYCASPSRHRANTVALEMGRANSVPNTPKKKKLHTERRTPAGSPVRRAESPADVIRRAVSPKFSPTHTHSRNQAPVPRRHYTPSPLRPPTILTDDKVSANRQAQEGKGHDPADTKLLTEMKVSVEDVKRSCEAQSPKATDSNTDRSAFTSGKAVARTTHGDEGSHILAEQQRLSHIQKEREEKDRLKAEQQKKNQEDMKEKKRKADEEKELQEKQEVERELIKQQEEQERQQRKKRIEEIMKRTRKRDGELKRDDSQELHSPPSNTHSHTPPVLHNTPASNPPDRRGTAPNVEIGPVTPQRSSPMREEQSTQNSSSEKLQMKSPTSQQVNSQVKSPTSQQENSQMKSPTSQQVKSPTSQQVNSQVKSPTSQQENSQVKSPTSQQVKSPTSQQVKSPTSQQVNSQVKSPTSQQMNSQVKSPTSQQMNSQVKSPTSQQENSQMKSPTSQQVKSPTSQQVKSPTSQQVKSPTSQQVNSQVKSPTSQQMNSQVKSPTSQQENSQMKSPTSQQVKSPTSQQVKSPTSQQENSQVKSPTSQQVKSPTSQQVKSPTSQQVNSQVKSPTSQQMNSQVKSPTSQQMNSQMKSPTSQQMNSQVKSPTSQQENSQVKSPTSQQVKRPTSQQVKSPTSQQVKSPTSQQVNSQMKNPTSQQMNSQVKSPNSQQMNSQMKSPTSQQMNSQVKSPTSQQMNSQVKSPTSQQVDSQVKSPTSQQMNSQVKSLTSYQVNSQMKSEQVNGQASSQVKSTMTPSQVTSKKTSESSFPLSPLPHSQFPPTLSALEYLEKGDRARRESADAVQSMEFSPIPKEELISIPTFSPISEVPKVVNSTRVLEDLLDLTGHVTYPIMQYSTTHGDCNKNVIEPKQTSNTLNMRSRKE, from the exons ATGTCGGAGAGCGCGAGACACGCAGAGACCGGAAGTACAG CTAAAGTGATGGCATCACCAGTTTTTGAGAAGAAGCATCAGAGAAATGGTCGCTCCGCCCCAGCTcaccaatcagccaatcagagcagtCCAACTGCTGGTAATCAGA CTGAAATCTTGACTCCACCCTCTGTGTCAGAGAAAAAGCCTGTGACCAATGGGAATGCTTCACCTGTCCGTCTCCCTGACAACAGCAACCAGACAGGTAACAAGT gtGTGGAGTCGCTACTCAAAACAGACGACAGGATGCGACTGGCCCGGgagagacgagaggagagagagaggggtctGG cgaTGAGGGAGCAGGCTCTGTTGGAGAAGGAGCGTCGCGCTCGTCTGCAGTATGAAAGAACGAGGGAGGAGAGGTGGAGGCGTCTGGAGGAGCAGAGGCAGAAGGAGGAGCAGCGCAGAGCTGCTGTGGAGGAGAAAAGGAGGCACCAGCTGGAGGAGGAAAAG gagcgtCTGGAGGCTTTAATGAGAAAATCATTGGAGCGAAGTCTTCAACTGGAGAACAGAAACAAACGCGGGACCTATGGGATGACcggacaga GCGACTATACCCTCCCCCATGACCTCATCGCCTCCTCTCCTCCTACCAACGAATTAGGCAACG TCCAACATAGTCAAATGACATCTGTGGATAACCTGACACTTCACCGTCtctgtacgcacacacactcctcactgGCTCGCTGCAACAGTGATGCTGAGCTGTGTGTGCCCTGCCCACggcacacag TTCCCTCCAGTCCTCACAGGTCACTGTACTGTGCTTCACCCAGCCGTCACCGTGCCAACACTGTTGCCTTGGAGATGGGCAGGGCAAATTCAGTGCCAAATACCCCAAAG aagaagAAGTTGCACACAGAGAGAAGGACCCCAGCTGGATCACCTGTTAGACGAGCTGAATCTCCTGCTGATGTAATCCGGCGTGCGGTCTCACCAAAGTTtagtcctacacacacacacagtcgtaaTCAGGCTCCAGTTCCTCGGCGTCATTACACTCCGTCCCCTCTGAGACCCCCCACAATCCTCACTGATGACAAGGTCAGCGCTAACAGGCAAGCACAGGAGGGCAAAGGTCATGACCCTGCAGATACAAAGCTACTGACTGAGATGAAGGTCAGTGTAGAAGATGTGAAGAGAAGCTGTGAAGCCCAGAGCCCCAAAGCTACAGACAGTAACACAG ACCGGTCTGCTTTCACCTCTGGGAAGGCTGTTGCCAGGACAACGCACGGGGACGAGGGGTCTCATATTTTGGCAGAACAACAGCGTCTCAGTCACATACAGAAGGAGcgtgaggaaaaggacag actGAAAGCTGAGCAGCAGAAGAAGAACCAGGAGGacatgaaagaaaagaagagaaaagcagaTGAAGAGAAGGAGTTGCAGGAG aaacaggaagtggagaGAGAGCTGATAAAGCAGCAGGAAGAACAAGAGCGTCAGCAGAGGAAAAAG AGAATTGAGGAGATCATGAAGAGGACACGGAAGAGGGATGGAGAATTAAAG AGAGACGACAGTCAGGAGCTTCATTCCCCtccatctaacacacactcacacactccgccCG TACTGCACAACACTCCGGCATCAAACCCACCTGATCGTAGAGGAACGGCTCCAAACGTGGAGATTGGGCCTGTGACACCTCAGAGAAGCTCACCTATGAGAGAGGAACAGAGCACTCAGAACAGTTCATCagagaagctacagatgaagagTCCAACCTCACAACAGGTGAACAGCCAGGTGAAGAGTCCAACCTCACAACAGGAGAACAGCCAGATGAAGAGTCCAACCTCACAACAGGTGAAGAGTCCGACCTCACAACAGGTGAACAGCCAGGTGAAGAGTCCAACCTCACAACAGGAAAACAGCCAGGTGAAGAGTCCAACCTCACAACAGGTGAAGAGTCCAACCTCACAACAGGTGAAGAGTCCGACCTCACAACAGGTGAACAGCCAGGTGAAGAGTCCAACCTCACAACAGATGAACAGCCAG GTGAAGAGTCCAACCTCACAACAGATGAACAGCCAGGTGAAGAGTCCAACCTCACAACAGGAGAACAGCCAGATGAAGAGTCCAACCTCACAACAGGTGAAGAGTCCAACCTCACAACAGGTGAAGAGTCCGACCTCACAACAGGTGAAGAGTCCGACCTCACAACAGGTGAACAGCCAGGTGAAGAGTCCAACCTCACAACAGATGAACAGCCAGGTGAAGAGTCCAACCTCACAACAGGAGAACAGCCAGATGAAGAGTCCAACCTCACAACAGGTGAAGAGTCCAACCTCACAACAGGTGAAGAGTCCAACCTCACAACAGGAGAACAGCCAGGTGAAGAGTCCAACCTCACAACAGGTGAAGAGTCCGACCTCACAACAGGTGAAGAGTCCGACCTCACAACAGGTGAACAGCCAGGTGAAGAGTCCAACCTCACAACAGATGAACAGCCAGGTGAAAAGTCCAACCTCACAACAGATGAACAGCCAGATGAAAAGTCCAACCTCACAACAGATGAACAGCCAGGTGAAGAGTCCAACCTCACAACAGGAGAACAGCCAGGTGAAGAGTCCAACCTCACAACAGGTGAAGAGACCAACCTCACAACAGGTGAAGAGTCCAACCTCACAACAGGTGAAGAGTCCAACCTCACAACAGGTGAACAGCCAGATGAAAAATCCAACTTCACAACAGATGAACAGCCAGGTGAAGAGTCCAAACTCACAACAGATGAACAGCCAGATGAAAAGTCCAACCTCACAACAGATGAACAGCCAGGTGAAGAGTCCAACCTCACAACAGATGAACAGCCAGGTGAAGAGTCCAACCTCACAACAGGTGGACAGCCAGGTGAAGAGTCCAACCTCACAACAGATGAACAGCCAGGTGAAGAGTCTAACCTCCTACCAAGTGAACAGTCAGATGAAGAGTGAGCAAGTGAATGGCCAGGCGAGCTCACAGGTGAAATCAACCATGACACCATCACAAGTGACATCAAAGAAGACATCAGAAAGCTCCTTTCCCCTCAGCCCATTACCTCATTCACAGTTCCCACCAACTCTCAGTGCCCTGGAGTATCTGGAGAAAGGGGACAGGGCAAGAAGGGAGTCGGCTGATGCAGTGCAATCGATGGAGTTCAG CCCCATCCCTAAAGAGGAACTGATCTCAATTCCGACCTTTTCTCCGATCTCTGAAGTCCCGAAAGTTGTGAACAGCACACGAGTGTTGGAGGACCTGCTGGATCTGACTGGTCATGTGACGTATCCCATAATGCAGTACAGCACCACACACGGAGACTGCAACAAAAATGTCATTGAGCCAAAACAGACATCTAACACACTGAACATGAGAAGCAGAAAGGAGTGA